From one Lotus japonicus ecotype B-129 chromosome 3, LjGifu_v1.2 genomic stretch:
- the LOC130742591 gene encoding EPIDERMAL PATTERNING FACTOR-like protein 8 encodes MAPPGGRSCHLQYPLKVAITVVFIFFSLLPSKSGGLVMMNNSEDLDESKMAIGSRPPACVNKCKNCRPCRATLVVPNHQKRKGFKVSSHGDDDTYYLLSWKCSCGDKLFHP; translated from the exons ATGGCTCCACCTGGTGGAAGATCCTGTCATCTACAATATCCACTCAAAGTTGCAATCACTGTGGTTTTCATCTTTTTCTCCCTGCTGCCTTCCAAATCTG GTGGGTTAGTGATGATGAACAACAGTGAGGATTTGGATGAAAGCAAAATGGCGATAGGCTCAAGGCCTCCAGCTTGTGTTAACAAGTGCAAGAATTGTAGGCCTTGCAGGGCAACCCTGGTTGTTCCAAATCaccaaaaaagaaaaggttTCAAAGTATCATCTCATGGAGATGATGATACCTATTACCTTCTCTCATGGAAATGCAGTTGTGGGGATAAGCTCTTTCACCCATGA
- the LOC130745810 gene encoding 26.5 kDa heat shock protein, mitochondrial has protein sequence MALARLALRNLQQRVSASSSAPLIRHHGSVEKQRWGNGLVARFSTAASEKEKSEGSEVAVTEGKKSRLFPRRKSRRWLWRNDDRDFSPALHELFPSSLGNALMQATENINKLFDNMNLTPWSLSGRVKEWDDHYKLRYDMPGIAKEDVKITIDDGMLTIKGEHKEEKEEGDDDEYWSSSSYGYYNTSLVLPDDAKGDEIKAELKDGVLTVTIPRTEKPKKDVKQVTVQ, from the exons ATGGCTTTGGCACGTTTGGCTTTGAGAAATTTGCAGCAAAGGGTCTCTGCTTCTTCCTCTGCTCCCTTGATAAGGCATCATGGTAGTGTGGAGAAGCAGAGGTGGGGCAATGGGTTGGTGGCAAGGTTTTCCACTGCAGCGAGTGAGAAGGAGAAATCTGAAGGGAGTGAAGTTGCAGTCACGGAAGGTAAAAAGTCAAGGTTGTTCCCTAGGAGGAAGAGTAGGAGATGGCTTTGGAGAAATGATGACCGTGACTTCTCTCCTGCACTTCATG AGTTGTTTCCATCAAGCCTTGGGAATGCACTAATGCAAGCAACTGAGAACATCAACAAGCTATTTGACAACATGAATTTGACACCATGGTCTCTCAGCGGGCGCGTGAAAGAGTGGGATGACCATTACAAACTTCGTTATGACATGCCAGGAATTGCCAAGGAGGATGTAAAGATCACCATTGATGATGGGATGTTGACAATTAAGGGGGAGCAcaaggaagagaaagaagaaggggATGATGATGAGTATTGGTCTTCAAGTAGCTATGGCTACTATAATACCAGCTTGGTTTTGCCTGATGATGCCAAGGGTGATGAAATTAAGGCAGAGTTGAAGGATGGTGTGCTAACTGTGACTATTCCTAGAACTGAGAAGCCCAAAAAGGATGTGAAACAAGTGACTGTACAATAA